The Streptomyces sp. R28 region CCGCTCCCTCGACCGCGTGCGCGAGTCCCGGGCACTCGGCATCCAGCCCCGCACCCTGGAGGCGCTGGCGGGCTTCGGCGTGACCGACCGGCTGGTGGCCCGCGGCAATCCCGCGATGCGGTTGCGCCTGCACCTGGCCCGGCGCACCGTGTCGGTACCGCTCTTCGACATCGGGCTGCCCGACACCCCGTACCCTTTCCTGCTGTTCCTCTCGCAGGCCGAGACGGAGCACGTCCTCGGTGAGCACCTGACCGCGCGCGACGTGTCGATCGAACGCGGCACCGAGCTGGTCGGGCTGGAGCAGCGGGGATCGCACGTCGTCTGCCGGCTGCGGAGCCGCGACGGCGCACAGGACGTCGTGTCGGCGCGCTACGTCGTCGGCTGCGACGGCGCCCACAGCACCGTGCGCGCCCAGGCGGGCATCGGCTTCGAGGGCTACGCCTACCCGCAGACGTACCTGCTCGCCGACCTGGAGGTGGAGGGCCTGGAGCCGGGCGCCGTGCACTCGTACATGACCGGGGCCGGGATGCTGTTCTTCTTCCCGCTCGGTTCACCGGCCCCCTGGCGCATGCTCGCCATGCGGCCGTCGGACGCCCCGGACGTCGAGGTGACGGTGCCGCTGCTGCAACAGATCGCCGAACGGTACGGTGCGGACGGGCTGGTCCTGCGGGATCCCGTCTGGATGACCGACTTCCGGCTGCACAACCGCGGTGCCGCCCGGTACCGGTCAGGGCCCTTCTTCCTGGCAGGCGACGCGGCCCACATCCACAGTCCGGCCGGGGCGCAGGGCATGAACACCGGCATTCAGGACGCCCTCAACCTGGGCTGGAAGCTGGCCCTCGTGTGCCGGGGCGCCGCACCGCAGGAACTGCTGGAGACGTACGGCATCGAACGTGCCCCGGTCGGCCGCCACGTGCGGCGGTTCACCGACCGCGCGTTCGTCATCGGCACCAGCGCGAATCCGGTCCTCCGGTTCGCCCGCGCCCAACTCGTCCCGCGTCTGGCCCCGTTGGCGGTGCGCGCGACGGCACCGCGCGGACGGGTCTTCCGCACCGTCTCCGAACTCGGCATCCACTACCGCCGCAGCCCTGCCTCGGCGACGGGCACCCGACCGCCCCGCCGCGGCCCGCGGGCCGGCGACCGGCTGCCCGACCGGCCGCGGGGACTGCAGGCCCGGGTCGCCGCCGCCCCCGGCTGGCACCTGCTCCTGACCGGCCCGCCCCGCCTCTGGCCGGACCCACGGCTCGCCCCGGTCCTGGACGGCCGGGCCGACCTGATCACCGTGCACCGCCTCGACGACCGCGGTCCCTGGCCGGGCGTCGCCCAGGGACTCGTACGCCCCGACGGCCACCTCGGTTATGTCGCACGCGGTGCCGGACTGGACGGGCTGGGGGCCTACGTTGCCCGCTGGCTGCCGATCGAGCGGACAGGACACCCGGGGTGAACGGCTCCCGACGTCGATCCGTACCACTCCTCGTGCAGCCACACCGACCAACCAGAGCAAGCATCGCGACGGCCGGCAGTCTGGTTCTCCTGCTCCTGGCCACCGCGTGCGGCGGGGATGAGGACAAGGGAACCGCCGCGAAGAGCAGTCCGACGAACGTGTCCGCCACCGCGGTCGGCGTCGTGGCACCCGCGAAGGTCGAGGTCATCGCCGACCTGACGGGGTGCAAGGTCAAGATCCGGACCGATGCGGACGAACTGCGCGAGGGTGTCTGCCACACGGAGAAGGGCGACTACCTCATCACGACGTTCCCGCAGGAGAAGCACAAGCTCACCTGGCTGGACGCGGCCTCCGTCTACGGAGGCAAGTACCTCGTCGGCACCCGCTGGGTGGTCAGCGCGAAGCCCAAGCTGCTGGAGGAGCTCCGCCCCAGATTGGGCGGAACCGTCCAGCAGTTGCGGGGTACGGGCCCGGCCCCTGCGCCGAGCGCGTCATAACGGCTGCGACGTACTCCCGCTGCGGCGGCTCGCGGTCACTCGGCCGCGTCGCTGATCCCCAGCCGCAGATGCTCCACGTGGTACACGGCCTGGTCGAGCAGCTCGGCGACATGGTGGTCGTGCAGCGCGTACACGACCGACCGGCCGCGCCGCTCGCCCACCACCAGGCCCAGATTGCGCAACAGCCGCAGTTGGTGCGAGCAGGCGGACTGCTCCATGCCCACCTCGGCCGCCAACTCCGTCGCGGGCAACGGCCCTTCGCGCAGCCGCGCCAGGATCAGCAGGCGGGAGGGGGT contains the following coding sequences:
- a CDS encoding FAD-dependent monooxygenase, producing MTAPLDVLVVGAGPTGLALAAQLRAHGATFRIVDRSLDRVRESRALGIQPRTLEALAGFGVTDRLVARGNPAMRLRLHLARRTVSVPLFDIGLPDTPYPFLLFLSQAETEHVLGEHLTARDVSIERGTELVGLEQRGSHVVCRLRSRDGAQDVVSARYVVGCDGAHSTVRAQAGIGFEGYAYPQTYLLADLEVEGLEPGAVHSYMTGAGMLFFFPLGSPAPWRMLAMRPSDAPDVEVTVPLLQQIAERYGADGLVLRDPVWMTDFRLHNRGAARYRSGPFFLAGDAAHIHSPAGAQGMNTGIQDALNLGWKLALVCRGAAPQELLETYGIERAPVGRHVRRFTDRAFVIGTSANPVLRFARAQLVPRLAPLAVRATAPRGRVFRTVSELGIHYRRSPASATGTRPPRRGPRAGDRLPDRPRGLQARVAAAPGWHLLLTGPPRLWPDPRLAPVLDGRADLITVHRLDDRGPWPGVAQGLVRPDGHLGYVARGAGLDGLGAYVARWLPIERTGHPG
- a CDS encoding ArsR/SmtB family transcription factor; the protein is MGHGAVTAAQDTTERVRLDAANAAKVATTLQALSTPSRLLILARLREGPLPATELAAEVGMEQSACSHQLRLLRNLGLVVGERRGRSVVYALHDHHVAELLDQAVYHVEHLRLGISDAAE